The Candidatus Omnitrophota bacterium genomic interval CCTCTCTTGTGATTGAATTTTTCAACTGCCTTCATCAGGCCCAGATTCCCCTCTTCTATCAGGTCAAGCATAGAAACGCCGAGGCCTGAATAGCGTTTGGCGATATTTATGACAAGCCTAAGATTTGACTGTATCATCTTGGCCCGCGCCAGCTTATCGCCCTTCTTTATCCTTTTGGCTAAAGACACCTCTTCCTCGGGAGTAAGAAGCGGAAGATTCTTTATATCTTTTAGATATAATCGAATTGGGTCCATACAGTCCCCTTATTTTTTCTTTTCCTCAATAGCTGCCTGTGCCGCGGCTAATCGCGCTATCGGCACTCTGAATGGCGAACAGCTAACATAGTTCATCTTTACCCTATGACAGAATTTGACGCTGTCCGGGTCTCCACCGTGTTCTCCGCATATGCCGACCTTTAGGTCTTTTCTCGTCTTTCGGCCGCGCTCTATTCCTATCTTAATGAGCTCGCCAATTCCGTCCTGGTCTATCGTCTGGAATGGGTCCGCCGGAAGGATCTTAGAATTTAGATAATCGGGTAAAAAACTTCCGATATCGTCGCGGCTGAACCCGAAACCCATCTGGGTTAAGTCGTTTGTGCCGAATGAGAAGAATTCCGCCGTCTCGGCCATCAAGCCTGCCTGCAATGCCGCGCGAGGGATCTCTATCATCGTACCATACATAAAGTGCATCTTCTTCAATCCGAACTTCGCCAACACTTCTTTGTAAACTTTATCGACGATTGCCTTCTGGTTATCAAGTTCACTTTTTGAAATGGTGACAGGTATCATTATTTCCGGATCGGCCTTTTTGCCCGCTTTAATAAGTTCCGCGGCCGCTTCGAGAATGGCCCGCACCTGCATCTCTGTTATTTCAGGATACGTAACACCTAAACGCACTCCGCGATGACCTAACATCGGGTTATTCTCTTTAAGGCTCTCCGCGCGCTTATGTAACTCGCCCATATCAACACCGAGCTCTTTTGCGAGCGCCTCAAGCTTATCCTCGCTGTGCGGGACAAACTCATGCAGCGGCGGATCCAGCAACCTTATGGTAACAGGGTAGCCTTTCATCTCTTCGAGCGTTGCCTTAATATCATTCTTAACGAACGGAAATAGTTCGTCTAAAGCTTTGCGCCTTTCGGCCAAATTCTTCGACATTATCATCTTGCGCAGTAAGAATAGTGGCTTGTCGCTTCCTTCCCCGTAGAACATATGCTCTGTTCGGAATAACCCTATGCCCTCGGCTCCGAACTTTAGAGCCTGCGCCGCGTCCTTAGGCGTGTCGGCATTAGTGCGGACTTTAAGTACGCGCACTTTGTCGACAAGCTTCATCAGTTCCATGTAAAATTTGTTGTGTTCGATATTAATATCGACCAGCGGCAATTTACCCTGATATACAGTGCCTTTTGTACCGTTTAAGCTTATCCACTCACCTTCTTTTATCGTTGTGCCTTTCTTAGTGCTGAAAGACTTATCGTCGTCCGCTATTTCCATATCGCTGCAGCCGACTATGCAGCATTTGCCCCAGCCTCGCGCGACCAATGCGGCGTGAGAAGTCATACCGCCCTTGCTCGTAAGAATAGCTTGTGCCTTGTGCATCCCGTCGACGTCTTCAGGCGAAGTCTCTTCGCGGACCAATATTACTTTTTCACCTCTGGCCGCCCACTCTACAGCGTCCTTCGACGTAAATACGGCTCTGCCTATGGCGCCTCCCGGGCCTGCCGGAAGTCCTTTCGCTATCGGGCTTGTGCTCAATTCCGCCTTAGGGTCTATCATGGGCAGGAGTAGCTCAACGAGCTGGCTAGGAGCAACTCTCATGGTTGCCGTAGTGGCATCGATAAGCTTTTCATTATACATGTCCATTGCCATGCGCACAGCCGAAACGCCGTTACGCTTTCCTACACGGCACTGCAGCATAAAGAGCTTGCCTTTTTCTATCGTGAATTCTATATCCTGCATGTCATGATAATGCTTCTCTAATCTTGCCTTTATCTCATCAAGCTCTTTATATATCGCGGGCATGAATTTGTGAAGCGTGGTAAGAGACCTAGACTGGTCATTTTTAGAATAATCGTTTATAGGCGCGGGTGTGCGTATACCGGCAACGACGTCCTCGCCCTGCGCGTTAACTAAGTATTCGCCGTAGAACTGATTCTCTCCGTTCCCAGGATTGCGGCTGAATGCAACGCCGGTGGCGCAGTCATCGCCCATATTGCCGAAGACCATTGCCTGGACGTTAACAGCCGTGCCCCATTCATCCGGGATCTTTTCAATGCGGCGATATTCTATGGCGCGCCTTCCATTCCAGCTTGCGAATACAGCTCCGACGCTTCCCCATACCTGCTCATCAGCATTGTCCGGGAAAGGTTTTCCGAGGACATCTTTAACCGTTTTTTTGAATTCAGCGACAAGCGTTTTTAGATCCTGCGCTGTCAGATCGGTATCGGACTTGTACCCTTTGGAATGTTTCACCGCTTCTAATTTTTCGTCGAGAACTTTACGAATACCTTTACCGCCTTTGGGCTCGATGCCAGCTGCCTTCTCCATGACAACGTCAGAATACATCATTATCAGGCGGCGGTACGCGTCATACGCGAATCTCTCATTACCCGTCTGTTCGATAAGCCCTACTATCGTCTTCTCGGTGAGTCCGGCATTCAATATAGTCTCCATCATGCCGGGCATCGACTTTCGCGCTCCGCTTCTTATTGAAACCAGAAGAGGATCTTTAACATCGCCGAATTTTTTGCCCATGATCTTTTCGATCTGGCCCATCGCCTTCGCGACCTGATCTTTGAGCTCTTTCGGATAAGTCTTGCCATTCTTGTAATAATAGGTGCATACTTCCGTCGTTATCGTAAACCCGGGAGGTACCGGTAATTTTAACTTAGGATGACCCGCCATCTCCGCCAAATTGGCGCCCTTACCCCCGAGAAGATTCTTCATCGATTCATTTCCGTCAGCCTTCCCACCGCCGAAGAAATAAACATATTTCTTTGATTTACTGCTACCCATTTCTACTGCCACTCCCTTCTATTTTTCCCGCCTGCACCGAATTAAATATTATTTACGGCGGGATTCCGCCGCAAATAATCTAATGAACTGCTCAGGCGGAAAACTTCTCCACCAAATATTCCTTAACCTTCGCAGCCTCAACTCTATCCTGCGCCATGGTGTCTCTGTCGCGGACTGTCACTTTGCGGTCACTTAAACTATCAACATCTACCGTAACACAATAAGGCGTTCCTATTTCATCCTGCCGCCTGTATAGCCTTCCGATAGATGCCGTGTCATCATACACGGCCCTAAACTCTTTTTTTAAATCGTTCGTTATATTCTTCGCAAGCTCCACTATCTCGGGCCTGTTCCTTAAAAGGGGCAGTACTGCCGCCTTTATAGGGGCAAGCTTCTTGTGAAGCGCCAGGCTAACTCTCTTTTCGTCTTTTACCTTCTCCTCTTTGTACGAGTCTACCAGAAACGCGAGGATGGACCTGTCAATTCCGCCGGAAGGCTCAATAACATAGGGTACAAACCTTTCCTTCGTTTCATCGTCAAAATATTCCAGGCTTTGGCCGCTCAACTTCATGTGCTGCTTCAAGTCAAAATCGGTCCTGTTGGCGATGCCTTCAAGTTCCGACCATCCGAATGGAAACTGATATTCGATATCGGTGCAAGCCTTCGCGTAGTGAGCAAGCTCATCTTTCTGGTGCGCTCTCTTGTTAAGATTCTCTTTTTTAATCCCGTACTTTATATACCAATTAAATCTCTCCTCGACCCACTTGTGATACCATTCTTCATCAGTACCGGGTTTTACAAAAAACTCTATCTCCATCTGCTCAAATTCTCTCGAACGGAATGTAAAATTCCCCGTGGTAACTTCATTGCGGAAAGACTTCCCTATTTGAGCTATGCCGAACGGAACTTTTTTACGCATAGAGTTTACTACATTTATAAAATTGACGAAAATGCCCTGGGCCGTTTCGGGCCTCATGTATATCAGGCTTCCCTCATCTTCCACAGGCCCGTAGTGAGTCTTGAGCATCAGATTGAATTGACGCGCTTCTGTAATATCGCCGCCGCACTCGGGGCACTTTTTATTCTTACCGATGTGTTCTATCTTAAAACGTTTTTTGCAGGATTTGCAATCGACTAAAGTATCTTCAAAGTTTGAAACGTGACCGGAGGCCATCCATACGGAAGGGTGCATTAAAATAGAGGCATCAAGACCCTCGATATCATCGCGCTCGAAGATATTGGAGCGCCACCAGGCCTCTTTGAGATTTCTTTTAAGCTCGATACCCAGCGGGCCATAGTCCCATGTACTGGCCAGTCCACCGTATATCTCGCTCGATTGAAATATAAAGCCTCGCCTCTTGCAAAGCGAGACTATTTTATCCATTAAATTCTGTTCTTGCTGCATGATATATCTAAGATTTCCTTTTGTGTTGGGTATCCTAACACACCCTGCCGCCAAAATCAAGCAAAACCTTATTTCTGCGAAGCCATACCCTATTCTTGCTGGCTAAATGGCGAAGCAGAATTATTCACTCCAGCCTTCCCTGCCGATAAGCGGCACGAACGCACAGCCGCATATTTCACTGGTGCGCACATTCTTTCCTATCTTTTCGACCAGTGTAAGCATCTGGCCAAGCCCTCCGGAACCTACGGGTATTACCATCCTGCCGCCATCCTTAAGCTGTTTTACAAGGCTATCCGGGATTCGCGGCGCGCCCGCGGTAACTATTATACCGTCATATGGAGCGTTCTCTTCCCATCCCAACGTACCATCCCCAACCATTATCTTTACATTTTTGTATTCTAATCTACCGAGAATCTTCGACGCGTTATCGGCGAGAGCTTTAAACCGCTCGACAGAATAAACCTCTTTCGCGATCTGCGCCAGTATGGCGGTCTGGTAACCCGACCCCGTGCCTATCTCCAGAACCTTTTCGCCGCCTTTTAGGCCAAGTCTTTCTGTCATCAAGGCGACCATATAAGGTTGCGATATCGTCTGGTTGTCACCTATAGGCAATGGATAATCATTATAGGCGTTTTGGACCATATCCTTGCCTACAAATTCATGCCTGGGCACCTTTCTAAAAACTTCCAGGACTTTCCTATCCGCTATGCCTCGGGGGATCAGCTGTTCATCTACCATAGCATCTCTCATTGCGTCAAAATCGAGCCTGATCATCTTCCTGCCATAGTCTTTATAAGCAGAGTGATAAACCTTACGGTGTCCACTACAGGGTTAATCTTGCTCTGTTCGTTTTCATACACAGTCTCTACAGGAACCGACTCTATCTTAAAACCTTTTCTTGCGGCCTTAAAGAGCAACTCTGATTCTATCTCATAATTTGAGGATTCTAACTTCAGGCCTTCAAGCACTCTTCTTTTTATCAGCTTAAAACCGCATTGCGTATCCGGTATATCGTGGCCACACATCTTCGATATGAGAAAAGACATAAAGATATTGGTAAGACGGCGGGTTATCGGCATGGAAGAGACGTTGAACATCCTATTGCCTATTACAATGTCGGCGCCCGTTTCGTCCATCTTTCTAAAAAAATTATCCACATCACTGGTCTTATGTTGCCCGTCCCCGTCCATAACAAGGACCGCGCTAAAACCTTCTTTTAAAGCATGCCGAAATCCGTCTATGAGGGAGGCGCCTTTGCCCTTATTCTTGTCGTGTTTGAGCACTGTAGCACCTTCCCTCGCGGCAATGGCGGCTGTCTCATCAATGGATCCGTCGTCGATAACACACACCGAAAGATTCTTTGCCTTAAGGTCTTTTATTATACCGCCTATCGTCTTAGCCTCGTTATATGAAGGTATGAGGACGCTAATTTTTTCCATGTGTTTTTCCCCAGAATTCTCTGAATACATACCACTGATGCGGATACCGTCTTATGGCGTTCTCGAGGGACGGCAAATAAGACTTCATAAGCTTTTCCACCGCGGCATCTTCATCGCCGCCGGATTCGGGATATATCGGTTTTTCAAAAACCATCTTAAATGTATCGTCATTCTCCCTCACCATATAGGTCGGCACTATAACCGCTCCTGTCCTCAAGCCTAACACAGACGGCCCTTTAGGCATAAGAACCGGCCTTCCGAAAAACTCCGTCACCAAACCTGTACTTGAAAAATTTCTGTCGCCCATCAAAGCCAGTAACTCATTATTTT includes:
- the ppdK gene encoding pyruvate, phosphate dikinase, which produces MGSSKSKKYVYFFGGGKADGNESMKNLLGGKGANLAEMAGHPKLKLPVPPGFTITTEVCTYYYKNGKTYPKELKDQVAKAMGQIEKIMGKKFGDVKDPLLVSIRSGARKSMPGMMETILNAGLTEKTIVGLIEQTGNERFAYDAYRRLIMMYSDVVMEKAAGIEPKGGKGIRKVLDEKLEAVKHSKGYKSDTDLTAQDLKTLVAEFKKTVKDVLGKPFPDNADEQVWGSVGAVFASWNGRRAIEYRRIEKIPDEWGTAVNVQAMVFGNMGDDCATGVAFSRNPGNGENQFYGEYLVNAQGEDVVAGIRTPAPINDYSKNDQSRSLTTLHKFMPAIYKELDEIKARLEKHYHDMQDIEFTIEKGKLFMLQCRVGKRNGVSAVRMAMDMYNEKLIDATTATMRVAPSQLVELLLPMIDPKAELSTSPIAKGLPAGPGGAIGRAVFTSKDAVEWAARGEKVILVREETSPEDVDGMHKAQAILTSKGGMTSHAALVARGWGKCCIVGCSDMEIADDDKSFSTKKGTTIKEGEWISLNGTKGTVYQGKLPLVDINIEHNKFYMELMKLVDKVRVLKVRTNADTPKDAAQALKFGAEGIGLFRTEHMFYGEGSDKPLFLLRKMIMSKNLAERRKALDELFPFVKNDIKATLEEMKGYPVTIRLLDPPLHEFVPHSEDKLEALAKELGVDMGELHKRAESLKENNPMLGHRGVRLGVTYPEITEMQVRAILEAAAELIKAGKKADPEIMIPVTISKSELDNQKAIVDKVYKEVLAKFGLKKMHFMYGTMIEIPRAALQAGLMAETAEFFSFGTNDLTQMGFGFSRDDIGSFLPDYLNSKILPADPFQTIDQDGIGELIKIGIERGRKTRKDLKVGICGEHGGDPDSVKFCHRVKMNYVSCSPFRVPIARLAAAQAAIEEKKK
- a CDS encoding glycine--tRNA ligase, which codes for MDKIVSLCKRRGFIFQSSEIYGGLASTWDYGPLGIELKRNLKEAWWRSNIFERDDIEGLDASILMHPSVWMASGHVSNFEDTLVDCKSCKKRFKIEHIGKNKKCPECGGDITEARQFNLMLKTHYGPVEDEGSLIYMRPETAQGIFVNFINVVNSMRKKVPFGIAQIGKSFRNEVTTGNFTFRSREFEQMEIEFFVKPGTDEEWYHKWVEERFNWYIKYGIKKENLNKRAHQKDELAHYAKACTDIEYQFPFGWSELEGIANRTDFDLKQHMKLSGQSLEYFDDETKERFVPYVIEPSGGIDRSILAFLVDSYKEEKVKDEKRVSLALHKKLAPIKAAVLPLLRNRPEIVELAKNITNDLKKEFRAVYDDTASIGRLYRRQDEIGTPYCVTVDVDSLSDRKVTVRDRDTMAQDRVEAAKVKEYLVEKFSA
- a CDS encoding protein-L-isoaspartate(D-aspartate) O-methyltransferase, which codes for MIRLDFDAMRDAMVDEQLIPRGIADRKVLEVFRKVPRHEFVGKDMVQNAYNDYPLPIGDNQTISQPYMVALMTERLGLKGGEKVLEIGTGSGYQTAILAQIAKEVYSVERFKALADNASKILGRLEYKNVKIMVGDGTLGWEENAPYDGIIVTAGAPRIPDSLVKQLKDGGRMVIPVGSGGLGQMLTLVEKIGKNVRTSEICGCAFVPLIGREGWSE
- a CDS encoding glycosyltransferase family 2 protein; protein product: MEKISVLIPSYNEAKTIGGIIKDLKAKNLSVCVIDDGSIDETAAIAAREGATVLKHDKNKGKGASLIDGFRHALKEGFSAVLVMDGDGQHKTSDVDNFFRKMDETGADIVIGNRMFNVSSMPITRRLTNIFMSFLISKMCGHDIPDTQCGFKLIKRRVLEGLKLESSNYEIESELLFKAARKGFKIESVPVETVYENEQSKINPVVDTVRFITLLIKTMAGR